In a single window of the Anguilla rostrata isolate EN2019 chromosome 6, ASM1855537v3, whole genome shotgun sequence genome:
- the ndufa11 gene encoding NADH dehydrogenase [ubiquinone] 1 alpha subcomplex subunit 11 yields the protein MGYWDLEEGRDCVGKTWITTKLGTALGLVGSAYHIVAFQPDSALQAVQRATAGTVTMASLGAIFGMATCLSAQARDAPDDPLNYFIGGCASGVFLGARSHSAMTGFGACMGLGTVAMFTKVGKMEGWNIFSPPKM from the exons ATGGGTTACTGGGATCTCGAAGAAGGGAGAGACTGCGTAGGGAAAACATGGATCACCACAAAGTTAGGCACAGCGCTGG GGCTTGTGGGCTCCGCCTACCACATTGTCGCGTTCCAGCCTGACTCCGCCCTCCAGGCTGTACAGAGAGCCACTGCAGGCACAGTCACCATGG CCAGTCTGGGGGCGATTTTTGGGATGGCCACCTGTCTGAGTGCACAGGCCCGTGACGCCCCCGATGACCCCCTCAACTACTTCATCGGCGGCTGCGCCTCGGGAGTCTTCCTTGGAGCCCGCA GTCACAGCGCCATGACTGGTTTCGGCGCATGCATGGGCCTCGGGACGGTCGCCATGTTCACCAAGGTGGGCAAGATGGAGGGGTGGAACATCTTCAGTCCGCCCAAAATGTGA
- the LOC135258100 gene encoding AP-1 complex subunit mu-1-like isoform X2 produces the protein MSASAVYVLDLKGKVLICRNYRGDVDMSEIEQFLGLLMDREEEGALSPILSHGSVRFMWIKHNNLYLVATSKKNACVSLVFSFLYKMIQVFSEYFKELEEESIRDNFVIIYELMDELMDFGYPQTTDSKILQEYITQEGHKLETGTARPPATVTNAVSWRSEGIKYRKNEVFLDVIESVNLLVSANGNVLRSEIVGSIRMRVFLSGMPELRLGLNDKVLFENTGLYLDKDPTVVAVWTSICLQEGRVKPLIWIESVIEKHSHSRIEIMIKAKSQFKRRSTANNVEIHIPVPTDADSPKFKTTVGGVKWVPENSEIVWSIKSFPGGKEYLMRAHFGLPSVEAENKEGKPPVSVKFEIPYFTTSGIQVRYLKIIEKSGYQALPWVRYITQNGDYQLRTQ, from the exons ATGTCGGCCAGTGCCGTATATGTCTTAGACCTGAAAGGCAAG GTGCTTATCTGCAGGAACTACAGAGGGGATGTGGACATGTCTGAGATTGAGCAGTTCCTGGGGCTCCTGATGGatcgggaggaggagggggcccTGTCCCCTATCCTGTCCCACGGATCTGTGCGCTTCATGTGGATCAAACACAACAACCTGTACC TTGTGGCAACATCCAAGAAGAATGCCTGTGTTTCCCTGGTCTTCTCGTTCCTTTACAAGATGATCCAG GTGTTCTCAGAGTACTTcaaagagctggaggaggagagcatCCGGGATAACTTTGTCATCATCTATGAACTGATGGACGAGCTGATGGACTTTGGATACCCCCAAACTACAGACAGCAAGATCCTGCAGGA GTACATCACCCAGGAGGGGCACAAGCTGGAGACGGGCACCGCTCGGCCACCCGCCACTGTCACCAACGCCGTGTCCTGGCGTTCCGAGGGCATCAAGTACCGGAAGAACGAGGTGTTCCTGGACGTCATCGAATCCGTAAACCTTCTG gtgagcGCTAATGGGAACGTTCTGCGCAGTGAGATTGTGGGCTCCATCAGGATGCGCGTGTTCCTGTCTGGGATGCCCGAGCTGCGCCTGGGTCTCAACGACAAGGTTCTGTTTGAGAACACTGGCC TTTACCTGGATAAGGACCCCACTGTGGTGGCTGTGTGGACCTCCATCTGCCTGCAGGAGGGAAGA GTGAAGCCTTTGATCTGGATTGAGTCGGTGATCGAAAAGCATTCACACAGCAGGATCGAGATCATGATCAAG GCTAAAAGCCAGTTCAAGCGGAGGTCCACCGCCAACAATGTGGAGATCCACATTCCTGTGCCCACTGACGCGGACTCCCCCAAATTTAAGACCACAGTGGGCGGGGTCAAGTGGGTCCCCGAGAACAGCGAGATTGTCTGGTCCATCAAGTCCTTTCCG GGGGGGAAGGAGTACCTGATGCGTGCGCATTTCGGGCTTCCCAGCGTGGAGGCGGAGAATAAGGAGGGGAAGCCGCCAGTCAGCGTGAAATTTGAGATCCCGTACTTCACCACCTCCGGGATCCAG GTACGCTACCTGAAGATCATTGAGAAGAGTGGGTACCAGGCTCTACCGTGGGTTCGTTACATCACTCAGAACGGAG ATTACCAGTTGAGGACCCAGTAG
- the LOC135258100 gene encoding AP-1 complex subunit mu-1-like isoform X1, with protein MSASAVYVLDLKGKVLICRNYRGDVDMSEIEQFLGLLMDREEEGALSPILSHGSVRFMWIKHNNLYLVATSKKNACVSLVFSFLYKMIQVFSEYFKELEEESIRDNFVIIYELMDELMDFGYPQTTDSKILQEYITQEGHKLETGTARPPATVTNAVSWRSEGIKYRKNEVFLDVIESVNLLVSANGNVLRSEIVGSIRMRVFLSGMPELRLGLNDKVLFENTGRGKSKSVELEDVKFHQCVRLSRFENDRTISFIPPDGEFELMSYRLNMHVKPLIWIESVIEKHSHSRIEIMIKAKSQFKRRSTANNVEIHIPVPTDADSPKFKTTVGGVKWVPENSEIVWSIKSFPGGKEYLMRAHFGLPSVEAENKEGKPPVSVKFEIPYFTTSGIQVRYLKIIEKSGYQALPWVRYITQNGDYQLRTQ; from the exons ATGTCGGCCAGTGCCGTATATGTCTTAGACCTGAAAGGCAAG GTGCTTATCTGCAGGAACTACAGAGGGGATGTGGACATGTCTGAGATTGAGCAGTTCCTGGGGCTCCTGATGGatcgggaggaggagggggcccTGTCCCCTATCCTGTCCCACGGATCTGTGCGCTTCATGTGGATCAAACACAACAACCTGTACC TTGTGGCAACATCCAAGAAGAATGCCTGTGTTTCCCTGGTCTTCTCGTTCCTTTACAAGATGATCCAG GTGTTCTCAGAGTACTTcaaagagctggaggaggagagcatCCGGGATAACTTTGTCATCATCTATGAACTGATGGACGAGCTGATGGACTTTGGATACCCCCAAACTACAGACAGCAAGATCCTGCAGGA GTACATCACCCAGGAGGGGCACAAGCTGGAGACGGGCACCGCTCGGCCACCCGCCACTGTCACCAACGCCGTGTCCTGGCGTTCCGAGGGCATCAAGTACCGGAAGAACGAGGTGTTCCTGGACGTCATCGAATCCGTAAACCTTCTG gtgagcGCTAATGGGAACGTTCTGCGCAGTGAGATTGTGGGCTCCATCAGGATGCGCGTGTTCCTGTCTGGGATGCCCGAGCTGCGCCTGGGTCTCAACGACAAGGTTCTGTTTGAGAACACTGGCC GAGGGAAGAGTAAGTCTGTGGAGCTTGAGGATGTGAAGTTTCACCAGTGTGTGCGCCTATCACGCTTTGAGAATGACCGCACCATCTCCTTCATCCCGCCTGATGGCGAGTTTGAGCTCATGTCCTACCGCCtgaacatgcat GTGAAGCCTTTGATCTGGATTGAGTCGGTGATCGAAAAGCATTCACACAGCAGGATCGAGATCATGATCAAG GCTAAAAGCCAGTTCAAGCGGAGGTCCACCGCCAACAATGTGGAGATCCACATTCCTGTGCCCACTGACGCGGACTCCCCCAAATTTAAGACCACAGTGGGCGGGGTCAAGTGGGTCCCCGAGAACAGCGAGATTGTCTGGTCCATCAAGTCCTTTCCG GGGGGGAAGGAGTACCTGATGCGTGCGCATTTCGGGCTTCCCAGCGTGGAGGCGGAGAATAAGGAGGGGAAGCCGCCAGTCAGCGTGAAATTTGAGATCCCGTACTTCACCACCTCCGGGATCCAG GTACGCTACCTGAAGATCATTGAGAAGAGTGGGTACCAGGCTCTACCGTGGGTTCGTTACATCACTCAGAACGGAG ATTACCAGTTGAGGACCCAGTAG